Proteins encoded within one genomic window of Phototrophicus methaneseepsis:
- the miaA gene encoding tRNA (adenosine(37)-N6)-dimethylallyltransferase MiaA has product MTGNVSSTEKRPLVIILGATATGKTHLAIEIAQALNGEVVGADSRQIYRYMDIGTAKPTPEERAAAPHHLVDYVEPDDHISLAQYQASAYAAIDNIHQRGKLPLLVGGTGQYITAVAEGWSIPEVPPNWPLRDELEHYAAQEGADALHARLTAHDPVYAAKIHPNNIRRVVRALEICLTTGDTVTNLQRKQPPPYRMYTIGLQMDRENLYARADHRFDMMMKAGFLDEVQALLNRGYERHLPAFSAVGYAELLALLCDNANLEEMIAQAKNNTHDFIRRQEIWFRGHDHGILWHNTDQNKTQSIVQSVARWYEEQG; this is encoded by the coding sequence TTGACTGGTAATGTGTCAAGCACAGAAAAGCGGCCTCTGGTGATCATCCTGGGCGCAACAGCAACAGGCAAGACCCACCTCGCAATAGAGATTGCCCAGGCACTGAATGGCGAAGTCGTCGGCGCAGACAGCCGACAGATTTATCGCTATATGGATATTGGCACAGCCAAGCCAACACCGGAAGAACGCGCCGCGGCTCCCCATCATCTTGTGGATTATGTGGAACCCGATGACCATATTTCACTAGCACAATATCAGGCATCGGCTTATGCAGCGATTGATAATATCCATCAGCGCGGTAAGTTGCCTTTACTGGTTGGGGGGACGGGCCAATATATCACCGCTGTTGCAGAAGGCTGGTCAATACCGGAAGTCCCGCCCAACTGGCCCCTGCGCGATGAGCTAGAGCACTATGCTGCACAAGAAGGCGCAGACGCTTTACATGCCCGTCTGACTGCGCACGATCCCGTATATGCGGCTAAAATACATCCTAACAACATTCGCCGGGTGGTACGCGCGCTGGAAATTTGCCTGACAACAGGCGATACCGTGACCAATTTACAGCGCAAGCAACCGCCACCCTATCGCATGTATACAATTGGCCTGCAAATGGATCGAGAAAACCTTTACGCACGCGCAGATCATCGCTTCGATATGATGATGAAAGCAGGATTTTTAGATGAAGTACAAGCCCTACTTAATAGAGGCTATGAGCGCCATCTGCCCGCTTTTAGCGCAGTGGGTTATGCGGAGCTACTTGCTTTGCTCTGTGACAATGCAAACCTGGAGGAGATGATCGCCCAGGCAAAAAATAACACCCATGATTTTATCCGCAGGCAAGAGATATGGTTTCGTGGGCACGATCATGGCATCCTGTGGCATAATACGGATCAGAATAAAACGCAATCTATCGTGCAGTCTGTTGCACGCTGGTATGAGGAGCAAGGCTAA